In Gadus chalcogrammus isolate NIFS_2021 chromosome 1, NIFS_Gcha_1.0, whole genome shotgun sequence, one DNA window encodes the following:
- the LOC130404418 gene encoding LOW QUALITY PROTEIN: transmembrane prolyl 4-hydroxylase-like (The sequence of the model RefSeq protein was modified relative to this genomic sequence to represent the inferred CDS: inserted 2 bases in 1 codon): MTKQICARGVRRVVFTATAWTSFRWENSEDVVAQEEEEEEEEGGDFGGSGDASSPYVPPYRPTLPARERLHIQKSNVCSRAYFVVVMVFFHVYILNVIALLLYVHYNNGPGDLASVDGSSTETVAEDGSPLPHAAPPDQVLEMNKYRQSYSLPRIEGIRVGHVQRVSLMPEKTHEMKTLSLKPLLFEIPGFLSEEECRVVVQLAQLKGLTESQTTASSGGEQQEPGQPLLVLTTDEVFSLLDLDQDGLLQKQEIVSHSRSQDGTWLSPDNLRQILTGLEAQQAGALTLEDFRLVFDIFKHPAKQRSSTLQGHFQRRSKHTRMYQGPGSHHVLHSLRNRVTRLXRLPSPLVEFSEPLQVIRYEQGGFSNAHHDSSPAHSETTCAHTRLAGNTSTLTEIKCRYLTVMVYLNSVVEGGETTFPVADNRTYEQEALVQDGTDLTDTRATCERGNLRVKPTAGTALLWYNHLSDGRGWMGEVDEYSLHGGCPVMLGEKWVANSWVNVDPDHQRQARYQRLVSNEQTAKSGREESYHPLSHSELHQDL, translated from the exons ATGACAAAGCAGATCTGCGCCAGGGGAGTCCGCCGCGTGGTCTTTACCGCCACCGCGTGGACTTCGTTCA GATGGGAGAACTCGGAAGATGTTGTagcacaagaggaggaggaggaggaggaggaaggaggagactTCGGTGGTAGCGGCGATGCCTCTTCGCCCTACGTGCCCCCGTACCGTCCCACCCTGCCTGCCCGGGAACGACTCCATATCCAGAAGAGCAATGTGTGCTCTCGGGCCTATTTCGTCGTGGTCATGGTCTTCTTCCATGTCTACATTTTAAATGTCATTGCGCTTCTCCTCTACGTCCACTACAACAACGGCCCGGGTGATCTTGCTAGTGTAGACGGGTCTTCCACGGAGACCGTTGCCGAGGATGGAAGCCCCTTGCCCCATGCTGCCCCCCCGGACCAAGTCCTCGAAATGAACAAATACCGCCAAAGTTACAGTCTCCCCCGCATTGAAGGAATACGA GTTGGCCATGTTCAACGTGTGTCTCTTATGCCTGAGAAAACTCATGAGATGAAAACTCTCAGCCTGAAGCCTCTGCTCTTTG AGATCCCTGGCTTCCTGTCTGAGGAGGAGTGCCGCGTGGTGGTGCAGTTGGCTCAGCTCAAGGGCCTGACGGAGAGCCAGACAACCGCCTCCAGCGGCGGGGAGCAGCAGGAGCCAGGCCAGCCCCTCCTGGTTCTCACCACCGACGAGGTCTTCAGCCTGCTGGACCTGGACCAGGACGGGCTGCTGCAGAAGCAGGAA ATTGTAAGTCACTCCCGCTCTCAAGACGGGACTTGGCTGAGCCCAGACAACCTGCGGCAAATCCTCACCGGTCTGGAGGCCCAGCAGGcag GCGCTCTCACACTGGAGGACTTCAGGCTCGTGTTCGACATTTTCAAGCACCCTGCCAAGCAGCGTAGCTCCACCCTCCAGGGTCACTTCCAACGTAGAAGCAAACACACCCGGATGTACCAAGGCCCCGGGTCCCACCACGTCCTGCACTCACTAAGGAACAG GGTCACCCGCCT GCGTTTGCCCTCGCCATTGGTAGAATTTAGCGAGCCGCTGCAGGTGATTCGCTACGAGCAAGGGGGCTTTAGCAACGCCCACCACGACAGCAGCCCGGCCCACTCGGAGACCACCTGTGCACACACGCGGCTTGCTGGGAACACATCCACTCTCACAGAGATCAAATGCAg GTACCTCACCGTCATGGTGTACCTGAACTCTGTGGTGGAAGGAGGGGAGACCACCTTTCCAGTGGCGGATAATCGCACCTACGAGCAGGAG GCACTGGTCCAGGACGGGACGGACCTCACAGACACCAGGGCCACGTGTGAACGGGGGAACCTCCGCGTGAAGCCCACCGCTGGGACGGCTCTGCTGTGGTACAACCACCTCTCCGACGGACGAG GATGGATGGGTGAGGTCGACGAGTACTCCCTCCACGGGGGTTGCCCGGTCATGCTCGGGGAGAAGTGGGTGGCCAACAGTTGGGTGAACGTGGACCCGGATCACCAGCGGCAGGCCCGCTATCAGCGGCTCGTGTCCAACGAACAGACAGCCAAGTCTGGCCGAGAGGAGAGCTACCATCCTCTCTCCCACAGTGAGCTCCACCAGGACCTATAG